The following are from one region of the Actinoplanes sp. L3-i22 genome:
- a CDS encoding methyl-accepting chemotaxis protein: protein MRLPRLTIKLRLIVCVVLLTGLSLSLVAGYISRQSSAEARRTGFAYAQEVAARNAASVQQQLMVAMNTARDLTEAMAAESTSGGTRATANAELKAILTGHSAFLGVWTAWEPDAFDGADRRYRNADARHDASGRFVPYWFRDGDAIKSAVLTDYTTAGAGDYYLIAKNTGKEKAIEPYTYAVGGKDVLMTSMAAPIVEGGRTVGVAGVDLPLDSVAAAVAAIKPFGTGSSMLVSSNGLLAGGGDSAQAGKAADAGVVALAGRAAQSGTAAQRILTGDDERVQIAAPLSLGATDTWSLIVTVPTATILAEATAAQRTSMWITAVVVLLAAVIAFLLARSVVRPIEQLRDRMAQIADGDGDLTQRAEVTRDDEAGQLAAAFNRFVEKVAGTVRGIAGSADEVRAATDRLNATTTRLGADAAQASDKSGTASEATLTVNEGVQSVAAGAEQMSASIAEIASSAAKAAEVANNARVAAEGTNSQVAALGTATEEIGDVVKLITTIAEQTNLLALNATIEAARAGELGKGFAVVAGEVKELAQQTAQATEEITNRIAAIQAISGSAATAIGEIVQVIATIGDYTTSIASAVEEQTATTNEMSRGVADAAGSTGRVSEAIAEVAEVSQKASANARDAQAAVADLSRLAGDMTALVNTFRY, encoded by the coding sequence GTGCGCCTGCCACGTCTCACCATCAAGCTGCGCCTGATCGTCTGCGTGGTGCTGCTCACCGGGCTGTCGCTGTCGCTGGTCGCCGGGTACATCTCGCGGCAGAGCTCGGCGGAGGCCCGGCGCACCGGCTTCGCGTACGCCCAGGAGGTCGCCGCCCGCAACGCCGCCTCGGTGCAGCAACAGCTGATGGTCGCGATGAACACCGCCCGGGACCTGACCGAGGCGATGGCCGCCGAGTCGACCTCCGGCGGCACCCGCGCGACCGCGAACGCCGAGCTGAAGGCGATCCTCACCGGTCACTCGGCGTTCCTCGGGGTGTGGACGGCATGGGAGCCGGACGCGTTCGACGGCGCGGACCGGCGGTACCGCAACGCCGACGCGCGGCACGACGCCAGCGGGCGGTTCGTGCCGTACTGGTTCCGGGACGGCGATGCGATCAAGTCGGCGGTGCTGACCGACTACACCACCGCGGGCGCCGGCGACTACTACCTGATCGCCAAAAACACCGGAAAAGAAAAGGCGATCGAGCCCTATACGTACGCGGTGGGCGGCAAGGACGTGCTGATGACCTCGATGGCCGCGCCGATCGTCGAGGGCGGCAGGACGGTCGGGGTGGCCGGCGTCGACCTGCCGCTGGACTCGGTGGCCGCCGCGGTCGCCGCGATCAAGCCGTTCGGCACCGGCTCGTCGATGCTGGTGAGCTCGAACGGTCTGCTCGCCGGGGGTGGGGACAGCGCGCAGGCGGGCAAGGCGGCCGACGCCGGGGTGGTCGCGCTGGCCGGCCGGGCGGCCCAGTCCGGGACCGCCGCGCAGCGGATCCTCACCGGCGACGACGAGCGGGTGCAGATCGCCGCGCCGCTGAGCCTCGGCGCGACCGACACCTGGTCGCTGATCGTCACGGTGCCGACCGCGACGATCCTGGCCGAGGCGACCGCGGCCCAGCGCACCAGCATGTGGATCACGGCGGTCGTGGTGCTGCTCGCCGCGGTGATCGCGTTCCTGCTGGCCCGCTCGGTGGTCCGGCCGATCGAGCAGCTGCGGGACCGGATGGCGCAGATCGCGGACGGCGACGGCGACCTGACCCAGCGGGCCGAGGTGACCCGGGACGACGAGGCCGGGCAGCTGGCCGCGGCGTTCAACCGGTTCGTGGAGAAGGTGGCCGGCACGGTGCGCGGCATCGCCGGATCGGCGGACGAGGTACGGGCGGCCACCGACCGGCTCAACGCGACCACCACCCGGCTCGGCGCGGACGCGGCCCAGGCCTCCGACAAGTCCGGCACCGCCTCCGAGGCCACCCTGACGGTCAACGAGGGCGTGCAGTCGGTGGCCGCCGGGGCCGAGCAGATGAGCGCGTCGATCGCCGAGATCGCGTCGAGCGCCGCCAAGGCCGCCGAGGTGGCCAACAACGCGCGGGTCGCCGCCGAGGGCACGAACAGTCAGGTGGCCGCGCTGGGCACGGCGACCGAGGAGATCGGCGACGTGGTCAAGCTGATCACCACGATCGCCGAGCAGACGAACCTGCTGGCGCTGAACGCGACGATCGAGGCGGCCCGCGCCGGTGAGCTGGGCAAGGGCTTCGCAGTGGTGGCCGGCGAGGTGAAGGAGCTGGCCCAGCAGACCGCCCAGGCGACCGAGGAGATCACCAACCGGATCGCGGCGATCCAGGCGATCAGCGGCAGCGCGGCCACCGCGATCGGCGAGATCGTCCAGGTGATCGCGACCATCGGCGACTACACCACGTCGATCGCCTCGGCGGTGGAGGAGCAGACCGCGACGACCAACGAGATGAGCCGGGGCGTCGCCGACGCGGCTGGCAGCACCGGGCGGGTGTCCGAGGCGATCGCCGAGGTCGCCGAGGTGTCCCAGAAGGCGTCGGCGAACGCGCGGGACGCGCAGGCCGCGGTCGCCGACCTGTCCCGCCTGGCGGGGGACATGACGGCCCTGGTGAACACGTTCCGTTACTGA
- a CDS encoding Flp family type IVb pilin, with protein sequence MDKLNMIFAYVHARYFSPHSDDEGATAVEYSLLAALIAGICIVAVTAFGKQVASIFNTLTGKLVIT encoded by the coding sequence ATGGACAAGCTCAACATGATCTTCGCCTACGTACACGCCCGGTACTTCTCGCCGCACAGCGACGACGAGGGCGCGACCGCCGTCGAGTACTCGCTCCTGGCCGCTCTCATCGCCGGCATCTGCATCGTCGCGGTCACCGCGTTCGGCAAGCAGGTCGCCTCGATCTTCAACACGCTGACCGGCAAGCTCGTCATCACCTGA
- a CDS encoding GDSL-type esterase/lipase family protein: protein MKRRALLAGSAGAVTAGLAAPTAATAAAPSSWVHTWTAMPQLTEPGNLPPAPFTGPDAVLVDTTLRQTVHTSIGGKRLRVRISNAFGTTDLPLTAVSVALPVDGRPGVSGIVPGTSRTLTFGGEPSVVVPAGAQIVSDPITLTVAARSNLTVSAYLAAGQAGLNLTSHPGSRTTSWLVNGDQSEKPELSGAAPVDHWYLISGVEVTASSAAGVVIIGDSLTDGRGSTTNGNDRWPDQLAARLRDPRLAVLNQAAGGNRVLHDGLGPNVLARFDRDVLGVSGAAWVLIFEGVNDIGTAEATEAGQRQVITALTGAFRQLVLRAHAQDLRVYGATITPFGGNTGYDDPGGLRERARVAVNGVIRGGLFDAYVDFAAAVADPAAPSRLDPAFDVGDHLHLNPAGYAALAAAAPRRLF, encoded by the coding sequence ATGAAACGGCGCGCACTCCTGGCCGGTTCCGCCGGCGCCGTGACGGCCGGCCTCGCCGCCCCGACCGCGGCCACCGCCGCCGCCCCGTCCTCGTGGGTGCACACCTGGACCGCGATGCCGCAGCTGACCGAGCCGGGGAACCTGCCGCCGGCGCCGTTCACCGGCCCGGACGCGGTGCTGGTGGACACCACCCTGCGGCAGACCGTGCACACGTCGATCGGCGGCAAGCGGCTGCGGGTGCGGATCTCGAACGCCTTCGGGACCACCGACCTGCCGCTCACCGCGGTGTCGGTGGCGCTCCCGGTGGACGGCCGACCGGGGGTGTCCGGCATCGTGCCGGGGACCTCGCGGACCCTGACCTTCGGCGGGGAGCCGTCGGTCGTGGTGCCGGCCGGGGCGCAGATCGTCTCCGACCCGATCACCCTGACCGTCGCCGCGCGGTCGAACCTGACCGTTTCCGCCTACCTCGCGGCCGGGCAGGCGGGCCTGAACCTGACCTCCCACCCGGGCTCCCGGACCACCTCGTGGCTGGTCAACGGCGACCAGTCGGAGAAACCGGAGTTGTCCGGCGCGGCGCCGGTCGACCACTGGTACCTGATCAGCGGCGTCGAGGTGACCGCGTCCTCGGCGGCCGGCGTGGTGATCATCGGGGACTCGCTGACCGACGGCCGGGGATCGACCACCAACGGCAACGACCGGTGGCCCGATCAGCTCGCGGCGCGGCTGCGGGACCCCCGGCTGGCCGTGCTCAACCAGGCGGCCGGCGGAAACCGGGTGCTGCACGACGGGCTCGGGCCGAACGTGCTCGCCCGCTTCGACCGGGACGTGCTCGGGGTCAGCGGGGCGGCCTGGGTGCTGATCTTCGAGGGGGTCAACGACATCGGGACGGCCGAGGCGACCGAGGCCGGGCAGCGTCAGGTGATCACGGCGCTGACCGGGGCGTTCCGGCAGTTGGTGCTGCGGGCGCACGCCCAGGACCTGCGGGTCTACGGCGCGACGATCACGCCGTTCGGGGGGAACACCGGGTATGACGATCCGGGTGGGCTCCGGGAGCGGGCCCGGGTCGCGGTCAACGGGGTGATCCGGGGCGGCCTGTTCGACGCGTATGTGGACTTCGCGGCGGCGGTGGCGGACCCGGCCGCGCCGTCCAGGTTGGATCCGGCCTTCGACGTGGGCGATCACCTGCACCTGAACCCGGCGGGGTACGCGGCGCTGGCCGCCGCCGCGCCGCGCCGCCTGTTCTGA
- a CDS encoding Flp family type IVb pilin, whose translation MDKLNMIFAYVHARFFSPHSDDEGATAVEYSLLAALIAGICIVAVTAFGKQVASIFNTLTGKLVIT comes from the coding sequence ATGGACAAGCTCAACATGATCTTCGCCTACGTACACGCCCGCTTCTTCTCGCCGCACAGCGACGACGAGGGCGCGACGGCTGTCGAGTACTCGCTCCTGGCTGCTCTCATCGCCGGCATCTGCATCGTCGCGGTCACCGCGTTCGGCAAGCAGGTCGCCTCGATCTTCAACACGCTGACCGGCAAGCTCGTCATCACCTGA
- a CDS encoding RICIN domain-containing protein: MRARIPTALCAVLLATFFTVPTSPVAAATNGFRGVNWADQRDNFVDDTLVLGGLSTSDSYATTQAKANAILTGFVNNLGANTVRMPVNYATVAGSYWASYTGAIDMATSKGLKVILSYWEGASSRDGLVDNATQYWSLWQTIVTKYSSNANVYFEPFNEPYGYSDADWKNLAAQWLTTYSGVPKARVIISGAGYNQRLTTIATDTRFDGTLISRHIYQFFDSARHTEDSWREALRTSVGSYASRVLITEFGATMTDGRNYNAPSTTNDFVAFIRGTAAEARAEGLGTVYWPGVRIADPYRLQEISGSGTALTLTTTNNSGRDQLRYSWGLDVTGNTLLTHYRVTNRNSGKAMDVVGSSIAESAEVKQYTWNGGANQKWSFEDLGNGYVRVVNQYSGKCLNVASASTADGANVIQYTCGSGTNEQWSWVASGSYYTLVARHSGKCLDVVGSGTADGTDISQYTCNGGTNQQWTRTAA, encoded by the coding sequence ATGCGAGCACGAATCCCCACCGCGCTGTGCGCGGTCCTGCTGGCGACGTTCTTCACCGTCCCCACCTCCCCCGTGGCCGCGGCCACCAACGGCTTCCGCGGCGTCAACTGGGCCGATCAACGCGACAACTTCGTCGACGACACCCTCGTCCTGGGCGGGCTGAGCACCTCCGACAGCTACGCCACGACGCAGGCCAAGGCGAACGCGATCCTGACCGGCTTCGTCAACAACCTCGGCGCCAACACAGTCCGGATGCCGGTCAACTACGCGACCGTCGCCGGGTCCTACTGGGCGTCCTACACCGGCGCCATCGACATGGCCACGTCCAAGGGCCTCAAGGTGATCCTGAGCTACTGGGAGGGCGCCAGCTCCCGGGACGGCCTGGTCGACAACGCCACCCAGTACTGGTCGTTGTGGCAGACGATCGTGACCAAGTACTCGTCGAACGCCAACGTCTACTTCGAACCCTTCAACGAGCCGTACGGCTACAGCGACGCCGACTGGAAGAACCTGGCCGCCCAGTGGCTGACCACCTACTCCGGCGTCCCGAAGGCACGGGTGATCATCAGCGGGGCCGGCTACAACCAGCGGCTGACCACGATCGCCACCGACACGCGCTTCGACGGCACGCTCATCTCCCGGCACATCTACCAGTTCTTCGACTCCGCCCGGCACACCGAGGACTCGTGGCGGGAGGCTCTGCGGACCAGCGTGGGGTCGTACGCCAGCCGGGTTCTGATCACCGAATTCGGCGCGACCATGACCGACGGGCGCAACTACAACGCGCCCTCGACGACCAACGACTTCGTCGCGTTCATCCGCGGGACGGCCGCCGAGGCACGGGCCGAGGGGCTGGGCACGGTCTACTGGCCGGGCGTGCGGATCGCCGACCCGTACCGGCTGCAGGAGATCAGCGGCAGCGGCACCGCGCTGACCCTGACCACCACCAACAACTCCGGGCGCGACCAGCTGCGCTACTCGTGGGGCCTGGACGTCACCGGCAACACGCTGCTCACCCACTACCGCGTCACCAACCGCAACAGCGGCAAGGCGATGGACGTGGTCGGCTCCTCGATCGCGGAGAGCGCCGAGGTCAAGCAGTACACCTGGAACGGCGGCGCGAACCAGAAGTGGTCCTTCGAGGACCTGGGCAACGGGTACGTCCGGGTGGTCAACCAGTACAGCGGCAAATGCCTGAACGTGGCGTCCGCGTCGACCGCCGACGGGGCCAACGTCATCCAGTACACCTGCGGGAGCGGGACCAACGAGCAGTGGTCGTGGGTCGCCTCCGGCAGCTACTACACGCTGGTCGCGCGGCACAGCGGCAAGTGCCTGGACGTGGTCGGGTCCGGGACCGCCGACGGCACCGACATCAGCCAGTACACCTGCAACGGCGGCACCAACCAGCAGTGGACCAGGACCGCGGCATGA
- a CDS encoding nitrate/nitrite transporter yields the protein MRRAIITLLVVCQSTQALIFGGIALFLPLIRTDLGLTFAQAGTLAAASNLVYALMQVPSGFLADRFSPRTLFLVGLLGTNLLAALFAVLTSYQMLLLNQAFSGFFRALVFAPGLMLISAEFPSDRRATAMGLYVAGGFSSNILLSSIGPLLVGHVGWRLLFGLFAAAGLGTLLLYRRAAGPAVRKPPSDDPVRVADLPVLLRHRIVWLTGVIQFARLAVAQGFTFWLPTWLVVDRGQSLTAAGLVAALGAALTAPANYLGGYLSDRIGRPLLVIGGSLATLAAGLALLTYVPGMPAVLAVVAMISVVVQVYFGPLFALPIAVLGSRRAGLLSGFGNFCANLGSFAFVYALGAVKDATGSFRAGFLSLAVLCVVALVATFLARPRVAVPAA from the coding sequence GTGCGCCGCGCGATCATCACCCTCCTCGTCGTCTGCCAGAGCACCCAGGCGCTGATCTTCGGCGGGATCGCGCTGTTCCTGCCGCTGATCCGCACCGACCTCGGGCTGACGTTCGCCCAGGCGGGGACGCTCGCGGCGGCGAGCAACCTGGTGTACGCCCTGATGCAGGTGCCGTCCGGATTCCTCGCCGACCGGTTCTCCCCGCGGACGCTGTTCCTGGTCGGATTGCTGGGGACGAACCTGCTCGCGGCCCTGTTCGCGGTGCTCACGTCGTACCAAATGCTGCTTTTGAATCAGGCTTTTTCTGGGTTTTTCCGGGCGCTGGTGTTCGCGCCGGGGCTGATGCTGATCAGCGCGGAATTCCCCAGTGACCGGCGCGCCACCGCGATGGGGTTGTACGTGGCCGGCGGCTTCTCGTCGAACATCCTGCTCAGCTCGATCGGGCCGCTGCTGGTCGGGCACGTCGGCTGGCGGCTGCTGTTCGGGCTGTTCGCGGCGGCCGGGCTGGGCACCCTGCTGCTCTACCGCCGCGCCGCCGGACCGGCCGTCCGGAAACCGCCGAGCGACGACCCGGTCCGCGTCGCCGACCTGCCCGTCCTGCTCCGGCACCGGATCGTCTGGCTGACCGGGGTGATCCAGTTCGCGCGGCTGGCGGTCGCGCAGGGCTTCACGTTCTGGCTGCCCACCTGGCTGGTGGTGGACCGCGGCCAGTCGCTGACCGCGGCCGGCCTGGTCGCGGCGCTCGGGGCCGCGCTCACCGCGCCGGCCAACTACCTCGGCGGCTACCTCTCCGACCGGATCGGCCGGCCGCTGCTGGTGATCGGCGGTTCGCTGGCGACCCTCGCGGCCGGGCTGGCGCTGCTCACCTACGTACCCGGGATGCCGGCCGTGCTGGCCGTGGTCGCGATGATCTCGGTGGTCGTGCAGGTGTATTTCGGGCCGCTGTTCGCGCTGCCGATCGCGGTGCTCGGGTCGCGGCGGGCCGGGCTGCTCAGCGGGTTCGGCAACTTCTGCGCGAACCTCGGCAGCTTCGCGTTCGTCTACGCGCTCGGCGCGGTGAAGGACGCGACCGGGTCGTTCCGGGCCGGGTTCCTCAGCCTCGCCGTGCTCTGTGTGGTCGCGCTGGTGGCGACGTTCCTCGCCCGGCCGCGCGTGGCCGTGCCCGCCGCGTAG
- a CDS encoding glycosyl hydrolase 115 family protein, which produces MRSHLAGAIAVLALLNPIPAHAAPTDQQTAGYLSTTAGPGRFPLVERGTAAPVVTSAEDYPGVLRVAGDLRSDIGSATGVTPAAVLGGRDPIIVGTIGRSALIDRMIAAGRLDARGIAGKWETSLQQVVDHPLPGVRRAFVIAGSDQRGTIFGAYDVSRLIGVSPWHFWDDVPVPHADALYALPGRHSQGTPKVKYRGFFINDENPDTGTWAPAFFGPGKAPGYPGGLNANYYAKVFETMLRLKANYLWPAVWGRAFAEDDPANHATASYYGVVMGTSHEAPMMRGIEEWNRHPAGTGEWSFRRNPDAIKDYWRTGIERMRDQDIEGVVTLGMRGNGDVSLPDGDGIDLMSSIIDSQRQILGEEGMLGAPQVQTLYKEVQRYWDQGYRPPDDVTVVFCDDNWGNMRKLPDPSLPARSGGYGLYYHFDYVGDGRNYKWADTANLVNTWEQLHRSYTSGVDRLWVANVGDLKNDEEPTQFFLDYAWNPDAIPLSGLGAWERRYAAESFGTSLSAPIAEILSRYGVLQSRRKPELLNRRITLDPAKDPRTDPTAVVYDDQGNPFSLTDYGEMDRVVAEWQALAARTEKLRARVPDAWQDAFFQLVYYQVAATANLYELRRAEFTNIMYAAQGRAATNDLADEAEARFATDQALNAHYNTALAGGKWKDWQLQPKIGYGNVARYGPNAPWQQPELNNVALPDEIYPYLKRIEVPAGASLGVGLDGGDSAVLPEFSPWQAQDRQYVDVYNKGTTPFAYRITTPVPWVHVTSASGTVTKQVRAYVSVDWKRAPAGVTSVPLTVEGAGSAAVVRAPIRNPGITPRGFAEANGYVSIPATGFDQKSGSWRVLPGIGKTGDGIMPVSASPQLSYQVTLTTTGPVEISALLAPRNGRLRYTIAVDGGTPQEVDAVAATGANDTTMNRQWARNTSDNVNVTTTTHEIGRAGTHTVTFRAIDSAVILQRLIVDTGGVKYSYLGPPTSRRFS; this is translated from the coding sequence ATGCGAAGTCATCTCGCGGGCGCGATTGCTGTGCTCGCCCTCCTCAACCCGATCCCCGCCCACGCCGCGCCGACTGATCAGCAGACGGCCGGCTACCTTTCCACCACAGCCGGGCCCGGCCGCTTCCCACTCGTCGAGCGGGGCACCGCCGCACCCGTCGTGACCAGCGCCGAGGACTACCCGGGCGTCCTCCGGGTGGCCGGCGACCTGCGCTCCGACATCGGCTCGGCCACCGGTGTCACCCCGGCCGCCGTCCTCGGCGGCCGGGACCCGATCATCGTCGGGACGATCGGCCGCTCCGCCCTGATCGACCGGATGATCGCCGCCGGCCGGCTCGACGCCAGGGGCATCGCCGGGAAGTGGGAGACCTCGCTCCAGCAGGTCGTCGACCACCCGCTGCCGGGCGTGCGCCGGGCATTCGTGATCGCCGGCAGTGACCAGCGCGGCACGATCTTCGGCGCCTACGACGTGTCCCGGCTGATCGGCGTCTCGCCCTGGCACTTCTGGGACGACGTGCCGGTCCCGCACGCGGACGCGCTCTACGCCCTGCCCGGGCGGCACAGCCAGGGCACACCCAAGGTCAAGTACCGCGGGTTCTTCATCAACGACGAGAACCCGGACACCGGCACCTGGGCGCCGGCCTTCTTCGGGCCGGGCAAGGCGCCCGGCTACCCCGGCGGGCTGAACGCCAACTACTACGCCAAGGTCTTCGAGACGATGCTCCGGCTCAAGGCCAACTACCTGTGGCCGGCCGTCTGGGGCCGGGCGTTCGCCGAGGACGACCCGGCCAACCACGCCACCGCGAGCTACTACGGCGTGGTCATGGGCACCTCGCACGAGGCGCCGATGATGCGCGGCATCGAGGAGTGGAACCGGCATCCGGCCGGCACCGGCGAGTGGAGCTTCCGCCGGAACCCGGACGCGATCAAGGACTACTGGCGGACCGGCATCGAGCGGATGCGCGACCAGGACATCGAGGGCGTGGTCACGCTCGGGATGCGCGGCAACGGCGACGTGAGCCTGCCCGACGGCGACGGCATCGACCTGATGAGCTCCATCATCGACAGTCAGCGGCAGATCCTCGGCGAGGAGGGGATGCTCGGCGCGCCGCAGGTGCAGACCCTCTACAAGGAGGTGCAGCGCTACTGGGACCAGGGCTACCGGCCGCCGGACGACGTGACAGTGGTCTTCTGCGACGACAACTGGGGCAACATGCGCAAGCTGCCCGACCCGTCGTTGCCGGCGCGCAGTGGCGGCTACGGGCTCTACTACCACTTCGACTACGTCGGGGACGGCCGCAACTACAAGTGGGCCGACACCGCGAACCTGGTCAACACGTGGGAGCAGCTGCACCGGTCGTACACCTCCGGGGTTGATCGTCTCTGGGTGGCGAACGTCGGGGATCTGAAGAACGACGAGGAGCCGACCCAGTTCTTCCTGGACTACGCGTGGAATCCGGACGCGATCCCGCTGAGCGGCCTCGGCGCCTGGGAACGCCGCTACGCGGCGGAAAGCTTCGGCACGTCACTGTCCGCTCCGATTGCGGAAATTCTTTCCCGGTACGGCGTTCTGCAGTCCCGCCGCAAGCCGGAGCTGCTCAACCGGCGGATCACACTCGACCCGGCCAAGGACCCGAGGACGGATCCGACCGCGGTGGTCTACGACGACCAGGGCAATCCGTTCAGCCTCACCGACTACGGCGAGATGGACCGGGTGGTCGCCGAGTGGCAGGCGCTCGCGGCGCGCACCGAGAAGCTCCGCGCGCGGGTGCCGGACGCCTGGCAGGACGCGTTCTTCCAGCTCGTCTACTACCAGGTGGCGGCGACCGCGAACCTGTACGAGCTGCGCCGGGCCGAGTTCACCAACATCATGTACGCCGCGCAGGGGCGGGCCGCGACCAACGACCTGGCCGACGAGGCGGAGGCCCGGTTCGCCACGGATCAGGCGCTCAACGCGCACTACAACACCGCGCTGGCCGGCGGGAAGTGGAAGGACTGGCAGCTCCAACCCAAGATCGGGTACGGGAACGTGGCCCGCTACGGGCCGAACGCGCCGTGGCAGCAGCCGGAGTTGAACAACGTGGCGCTGCCGGACGAGATCTACCCGTACCTGAAGCGGATCGAGGTGCCGGCCGGGGCGTCGCTCGGGGTCGGGCTCGACGGCGGGGACAGCGCGGTGCTGCCCGAGTTCAGCCCGTGGCAGGCGCAGGACCGGCAGTACGTCGACGTCTACAACAAGGGGACGACGCCGTTCGCCTACCGGATCACGACCCCGGTCCCGTGGGTGCACGTCACCTCGGCGTCCGGGACGGTGACCAAACAGGTCCGGGCGTACGTCTCGGTCGACTGGAAGCGGGCCCCGGCCGGGGTCACGTCCGTACCCCTGACGGTGGAAGGCGCGGGAAGCGCGGCCGTGGTCCGCGCCCCGATCCGCAACCCCGGGATCACCCCGCGGGGGTTCGCCGAGGCCAACGGGTACGTGTCCATCCCGGCGACCGGCTTCGATCAGAAGTCCGGGAGCTGGCGGGTGCTGCCCGGGATCGGCAAGACCGGCGACGGGATCATGCCGGTCAGCGCGTCGCCGCAACTGTCCTACCAGGTCACGCTGACCACGACCGGGCCGGTCGAGATCTCCGCGCTGCTGGCCCCGCGCAACGGGAGACTGCGGTACACGATCGCCGTGGACGGCGGGACGCCGCAGGAGGTCGACGCGGTCGCGGCGACCGGCGCGAACGACACCACGATGAACCGGCAGTGGGCCCGCAACACCTCGGACAACGTCAACGTCACCACCACCACGCACGAGATCGGCCGGGCCGGGACGCACACCGTGACGTTCCGGGCGATCGACTCGGCGGTGATCCTGCAGCGGCTGATCGTCGACACCGGCGGGGTCAAGTACAGCTATCTCGGCCCGCCGACCAGCCGGAGGTTCTCATGA
- a CDS encoding Flp family type IVb pilin — protein sequence MEKLNMIAAYLRARYLLPGDDRGATAVEYSLLAALIAGICIVAVTGFGNQISTIFNTLTGKISIP from the coding sequence ATGGAAAAGCTCAACATGATCGCGGCATACCTCCGCGCCCGTTACCTTCTCCCGGGCGACGACCGGGGCGCCACCGCCGTCGAGTACTCACTCCTCGCGGCCCTCATCGCCGGCATCTGCATCGTCGCCGTCACGGGGTTCGGCAACCAGATCTCCACCATCTTCAACACCCTCACCGGCAAGATCAGCATTCCCTGA